The Streptomyces spororaveus genome includes a region encoding these proteins:
- a CDS encoding AAA family ATPase, protein MQHGVGNGGAAWGQPGPRPAAPPQPPIPPAQGWPGSPPPQSPHQPPHQHHQSQPVPAVPEATGHIPLPPAGPGTGGAVLAVLLIGPAGAGKTTVARHWASTRPVPTAHVSLDDVREWVCSGFADPQAGWNEHSEAQYRLARRTCGFAARNYLANGISCILDDAVFPDRPVVGLGGWKRHVGPTLLPVVLLPGLEIVLERNAARSGNRRLSDEEVARIHGRMAGWYGSGLPIIDNSHLDVEGTARALDEALARALAAPGGWPG, encoded by the coding sequence ATGCAGCACGGAGTGGGGAACGGGGGCGCGGCCTGGGGGCAGCCGGGACCGCGTCCGGCGGCGCCCCCGCAGCCGCCGATACCGCCGGCGCAGGGCTGGCCGGGGTCACCCCCGCCGCAGTCTCCGCACCAGCCGCCCCACCAGCACCATCAGTCGCAGCCGGTGCCCGCCGTGCCGGAGGCCACCGGGCACATCCCGCTGCCTCCCGCGGGGCCGGGCACCGGCGGGGCGGTCCTCGCCGTCCTGCTGATCGGCCCCGCCGGCGCGGGCAAGACCACCGTGGCCCGGCACTGGGCCAGCACCCGGCCCGTACCGACCGCGCACGTGAGCCTGGACGACGTCCGGGAGTGGGTCTGCTCCGGCTTCGCGGACCCCCAGGCCGGCTGGAACGAGCACTCCGAGGCCCAGTACCGGCTCGCCCGCCGCACCTGTGGCTTCGCCGCACGCAACTACCTGGCGAACGGCATCTCCTGCATCCTGGACGACGCCGTCTTCCCCGACCGGCCCGTGGTCGGCCTCGGCGGCTGGAAGCGGCACGTGGGCCCCACGCTGCTGCCGGTGGTGCTGCTGCCCGGCCTGGAGATCGTCCTGGAGCGCAACGCGGCCCGTTCCGGCAACCGCCGGCTCTCCGACGAGGAAGTCGCGCGGATCCACGGCCGGATGGCCGGCTGGTACGGCTCCGGCCTGCCGATCATCGACAACTCCCACCTCGACGTCGAGGGCACCGCCCGCGCCCTCGACGAGGCCCTGGCCCGCGCCCTGGCCGCCCCCGGCGGCTGGCCCGGGTAG
- a CDS encoding aminopeptidase P family protein — protein MSDVYAARRDLLRDRCAAAGNAAALITRPANVRYLSGASPLGAVLLVGPTEDMLFCAGAPTGEVDEGRLDDHLNVSVLGSPGGDPAVAAADLAASRRADSLAVEEHHLTVGRHRALRSVAPRLRLADLGTAVEQQRLVKDEEEIACLRIAAEIADQALGELLESILVGRTERHLALELERRLVDHGADGPAFPTSVGTGPHSGRSRHRPSDRRVEEGDFLTVCLGANYRGYRCEIGRTFVIGTSPADWQIELYDLVFTAQRAGREALLPGAAYRDVDHAARSVLDSAGHSEALAPWTGHGVGLEIDEDPQLAPTAMGKLDACVPVTVEPGVHLPGRGGVRIDDTLVVRPEADGGPELLTITTKELLAL, from the coding sequence ATGTCAGACGTGTACGCCGCCCGCAGGGACCTGCTTCGCGACCGATGCGCCGCCGCGGGGAACGCCGCCGCACTGATCACGCGTCCGGCGAACGTCCGCTACCTCTCCGGGGCGTCCCCGCTCGGCGCGGTGCTGCTCGTCGGCCCCACCGAGGACATGCTGTTCTGCGCCGGCGCGCCCACCGGCGAGGTCGACGAGGGCCGCCTCGACGACCACCTGAACGTCTCCGTCCTGGGCAGTCCCGGCGGCGACCCGGCCGTCGCGGCCGCCGACCTGGCCGCGTCCCGGCGGGCCGACTCGCTCGCCGTGGAGGAGCACCACCTCACCGTCGGCCGGCACCGGGCCCTGCGCTCCGTCGCGCCCAGACTGCGCCTCGCCGACCTCGGCACCGCCGTCGAGCAGCAGCGCCTCGTCAAGGACGAGGAGGAGATCGCCTGCCTGCGGATCGCCGCGGAGATCGCCGACCAGGCCCTCGGTGAGCTGCTGGAGTCCATCCTCGTCGGGCGCACCGAACGGCACCTCGCCCTGGAGCTGGAACGGCGGCTCGTCGACCACGGGGCGGACGGCCCCGCGTTCCCGACCTCCGTCGGCACCGGCCCGCACTCCGGCCGCTCCCGGCACCGGCCCTCCGACCGCAGGGTGGAGGAGGGTGACTTCCTCACGGTGTGCCTGGGCGCCAACTACCGCGGCTACCGCTGCGAGATCGGCCGGACCTTCGTGATCGGCACCAGCCCGGCCGACTGGCAGATCGAGCTCTACGACCTCGTCTTCACGGCCCAGCGGGCCGGGCGCGAAGCCCTGCTGCCGGGGGCCGCGTACCGGGACGTGGACCACGCCGCACGCTCCGTCCTGGACTCCGCGGGGCACTCGGAAGCCCTCGCTCCGTGGACCGGACACGGAGTGGGCCTCGAAATCGACGAGGACCCGCAGCTTGCACCTACGGCAATGGGTAAACTGGACGCTTGCGTGCCGGTCACCGTCGAACCGGGGGTTCACCTCCCGGGCCGGGGAGGTGTCCGGATCGATGACACGCTCGTCGTACGCCCCGAGGCGGACGGCGGTCCCGAGCTACTCACCATTACGACCAAGGAGCTGCTCGCGCTCTAG
- the efp gene encoding elongation factor P, with protein MASTNDLKNGMVLKLDGGQLWSVVEFQHVKPGKGPAFVRTKLKNVLSGKVVDKTFNAGVKVDTATIDRRDMQFSYMDGDYFVFMDMDTYDQLMVDRKAVGDAANFLIEGFTASVAQHEGEVLYVELPAAVELKIQHTDPGVQGDRSTGGTKPATLETGYEIQVPLFITTGETVKVDTRTSDYLGRKSN; from the coding sequence GTGGCTTCCACGAACGACCTCAAGAACGGCATGGTGCTGAAGCTCGACGGGGGCCAGCTCTGGTCCGTCGTCGAGTTCCAGCACGTCAAGCCCGGCAAGGGCCCGGCCTTCGTGCGCACCAAGCTCAAGAACGTGCTCTCGGGCAAGGTCGTCGACAAGACCTTCAACGCCGGCGTCAAGGTCGACACGGCCACCATCGACCGCCGCGACATGCAGTTCTCGTACATGGACGGCGACTACTTCGTCTTCATGGACATGGACACCTACGACCAGCTGATGGTCGACCGCAAGGCCGTCGGCGACGCCGCCAACTTCCTGATCGAGGGCTTCACCGCCTCCGTCGCCCAGCACGAGGGCGAGGTGCTCTACGTCGAGCTCCCGGCCGCGGTCGAGCTCAAGATCCAGCACACCGACCCGGGCGTCCAGGGCGACCGCTCCACCGGTGGCACCAAGCCCGCCACCCTGGAGACCGGCTACGAGATCCAGGTCCCGCTCTTCATCACCACGGGCGAGACGGTCAAGGTCGACACCCGCACCAGCGACTACCTCGGCCGGAAGAGCAACTAA
- the nusB gene encoding transcription antitermination factor NusB: MAARSNARKRAFQILFEADQRGVPVREVLADWIRLARSDDRQPPVSAFTMDLVEGYAEKVNRIDDLIITYAVDWELDRMPVVDRNIVRLGAYELIWVDDTPDAVAIDEAVQLAKEFSTDESPSFVNGLLARFKDLKPSLRRSES; the protein is encoded by the coding sequence GTGGCTGCTCGGAGCAATGCGCGCAAGCGCGCCTTCCAGATCCTTTTCGAGGCCGACCAGCGCGGGGTGCCCGTACGCGAGGTCCTCGCGGACTGGATCCGCCTCGCGCGGTCGGACGACCGGCAGCCGCCGGTCAGCGCCTTCACGATGGATCTCGTCGAGGGTTACGCCGAAAAGGTGAACCGCATCGATGATCTGATCATCACCTACGCCGTGGACTGGGAGCTCGACCGGATGCCGGTCGTGGACCGGAACATCGTGCGGCTCGGTGCCTACGAGCTGATCTGGGTGGACGACACCCCGGACGCCGTGGCCATCGACGAGGCCGTCCAGCTGGCCAAGGAGTTCTCGACGGACGAGTCCCCCTCGTTCGTGAACGGGCTGCTCGCCCGCTTCAAGGACCTGAAGCCGAGCCTGCGGCGCAGCGAGAGCTGA
- the bldD gene encoding transcriptional regulator BldD, which translates to MSSEYAKQLGAKLRAIRTQQGLSLHGVEEKSQGRWKAVVVGSYERGDRAVTVQRLAELADFYGVPVQELLPGTTPGGAAEPPPKLRLDLERLAGVPAEKAGPLQRYAATIQSQRGDYNGKVLSIRQDDLRTLAVIYDQSPSVLTEQLISWGVLDADARRAVAHEEL; encoded by the coding sequence ATGTCCAGCGAATACGCCAAACAGCTCGGGGCCAAGCTCCGCGCCATCCGCACCCAGCAGGGCCTTTCCCTCCACGGTGTCGAGGAGAAGTCCCAGGGTCGGTGGAAGGCCGTGGTGGTCGGTTCCTACGAGCGCGGGGACCGCGCCGTGACCGTCCAGCGTCTTGCCGAGCTGGCGGACTTCTACGGGGTTCCGGTGCAGGAGCTGCTGCCGGGTACGACTCCCGGCGGGGCCGCCGAGCCGCCGCCGAAGCTGCGCCTCGACCTGGAGCGCCTGGCCGGCGTCCCGGCCGAGAAGGCCGGTCCGCTGCAGCGTTACGCGGCGACGATCCAGAGCCAGCGTGGCGACTACAACGGCAAGGTGCTGTCGATCCGCCAGGACGACCTGCGCACCCTGGCCGTCATCTACGACCAGTCCCCCTCGGTGCTGACCGAGCAGCTGATCAGCTGGGGCGTGCTGGACGCGGATGCCCGTCGCGCGGTGGCGCACGAGGAACTCTGA
- the pyrR gene encoding bifunctional pyr operon transcriptional regulator/uracil phosphoribosyltransferase PyrR: protein MDTQQNPDSTRPVLEAQDIARVLTRIAHEIVERAKGADDVVLLGIPTRGVYLARRLAAKLEEITGTKIPVGSLDITMYRDDLRMKPARAIGRTEIPGDDLDGRLVVLVDDVLFSGRTIRAALDALGDLGRPRAVQLAVLVDRGHRELPIRADYVGKNLPTSLRETVKVQLQEEDGRDAVLLGQRTAQAAGQ from the coding sequence ATGGACACCCAGCAGAACCCCGATTCCACGCGCCCGGTACTCGAAGCGCAGGACATCGCCCGGGTCCTGACCCGCATCGCCCACGAGATCGTCGAACGCGCCAAGGGCGCCGACGACGTGGTGCTCCTCGGCATCCCCACCCGCGGTGTCTACCTCGCCCGCCGGCTGGCCGCCAAGCTCGAAGAGATCACCGGCACGAAGATCCCGGTCGGCTCCCTCGACATCACCATGTACCGCGACGACCTGCGGATGAAGCCCGCCCGCGCGATCGGTCGCACCGAGATCCCCGGCGACGACCTCGACGGCCGCCTCGTCGTCCTCGTCGACGACGTGCTCTTCTCCGGACGCACCATCCGCGCCGCCCTCGACGCCCTCGGCGACCTCGGCCGCCCCCGCGCCGTGCAGCTCGCCGTCCTCGTCGACAGAGGCCACCGCGAACTGCCGATCCGCGCCGACTACGTCGGCAAGAACCTCCCCACGTCGCTGAGGGAGACCGTCAAGGTCCAGCTCCAGGAGGAGGACGGCCGTGACGCCGTGCTGCTCGGCCAGCGGACCGCCCAGGCCGCAGGGCAGTAG
- a CDS encoding aspartate carbamoyltransferase catalytic subunit, producing MKRHLISAADLTRDDAVLILDTAEEMARVADRPIKKLPTLRGLTVVNLFFEDSTRTRISFEAAAKRLSADVINFSAKGSSVSKGESLKDTALTLEAMGADAVVIRHHASGAPYRLATSGWIDSAVVNAGDGTHEHPTQALLDAFTMRRRLVGRDAGLGKDLNGRRITIVGDVLHSRVARSNVHLLHTLGAEVTLVAPPTLVPIGVETWPCEVSYNLDEVLPKSDAVMMLRVQRERMNAAFFPTEREYSRRYGLDGDRMAKMPEHAIVMHPGPMNRGMEITAQVADSDRCTAVEQVANGVSTRMAVLYLLLGGSEPAVTTTPAAARTEESK from the coding sequence ATGAAGCGCCACCTCATCTCGGCCGCCGACCTCACGCGCGACGACGCCGTCCTGATCCTCGACACCGCCGAGGAGATGGCCCGTGTCGCGGACCGGCCGATCAAGAAGCTGCCCACCCTGCGCGGCCTCACCGTCGTCAACCTCTTCTTCGAGGACTCGACCCGCACCCGGATCTCCTTCGAGGCGGCCGCCAAGCGGCTCTCGGCCGACGTCATCAACTTCTCCGCGAAGGGTTCGTCCGTTTCCAAGGGCGAATCCCTGAAGGACACCGCGCTGACCCTGGAGGCCATGGGCGCCGACGCGGTCGTCATCCGCCACCACGCTTCCGGTGCCCCCTACCGGCTCGCGACCTCCGGCTGGATCGACTCCGCCGTCGTCAACGCCGGCGACGGCACCCACGAGCACCCCACGCAGGCCCTGCTGGACGCCTTCACCATGCGCCGCCGCCTGGTCGGCCGCGACGCCGGCCTCGGCAAGGACCTGAACGGCCGCCGCATCACCATCGTCGGCGACGTCCTGCACAGCCGCGTGGCCCGCTCCAACGTCCACCTGCTGCACACCCTCGGCGCCGAGGTCACCCTGGTGGCCCCGCCCACGCTCGTCCCGATCGGCGTGGAGACCTGGCCCTGCGAGGTCTCGTACAACCTCGACGAGGTGCTGCCGAAGTCCGATGCGGTGATGATGCTGCGTGTGCAGCGCGAACGCATGAACGCCGCCTTCTTCCCGACCGAGCGCGAGTACTCCCGCCGGTACGGGCTCGACGGCGACCGCATGGCGAAAATGCCCGAGCACGCCATCGTGATGCACCCCGGCCCGATGAACCGCGGCATGGAGATCACCGCCCAGGTCGCCGACTCCGACCGCTGCACGGCCGTCGAGCAGGTCGCCAACGGCGTCTCCACCCGGATGGCCGTCCTGTACCTGCTGCTCGGAGGCTCCGAGCCCGCCGTCACCACCACCCCCGCCGCCGCGCGTACCGAGGAGAGCAAGTAA
- a CDS encoding dihydroorotase has protein sequence MSKILIRGAKVLGGEAQDVLIDGETIAEVGPNLSAEGATVIEAEGQVLLPGLVDLHTHLREPGREDSETVLTGTRAAASGGYTAVFAMANTFPVADTAGVVEQVWRLGKESGYCDVQPIGAVTVGLEGKQLSELGAMHESAANVTVFSDDGKCVDDAVIMRRALEYVKAFGGVVAQHAQEPRLTEGAQMNEGIVSAELGLGGWPAVAEESIIARDVLLAEHVGSRVHICHLSTAGSVEIVRWAKSRGIDVTAEVTPHHLLLTEELVRSYNAVYKVNPPLRTERDVMALREALADGTIDIVATDHAPHPHEDKDCEWAAAAMGMVGLETALSVVQQTMVETGLLDWAGVAERMSFAPARIGSLAGHGRPVSAGEPANLTLVDTSYRGVVDPAHFASRSRNTPYEGRELPGRVTHTFLRGRATVVDGKLA, from the coding sequence ATGAGCAAGATCCTTATCCGTGGCGCGAAGGTACTCGGCGGCGAGGCGCAGGACGTCCTGATCGACGGCGAGACCATCGCCGAGGTCGGGCCGAACCTCTCCGCCGAGGGTGCGACCGTCATCGAGGCCGAGGGCCAGGTCCTCCTCCCCGGCCTCGTCGACCTCCACACCCACCTGCGCGAGCCCGGCCGCGAGGACTCCGAGACCGTCCTCACCGGCACCCGCGCCGCCGCCTCCGGCGGATACACCGCCGTGTTCGCCATGGCGAACACCTTCCCGGTCGCCGACACCGCCGGCGTCGTCGAGCAGGTCTGGCGCCTGGGCAAGGAGTCCGGCTACTGCGACGTGCAGCCCATCGGCGCCGTCACCGTCGGCCTGGAGGGCAAGCAGCTCTCCGAGCTCGGCGCCATGCACGAGTCCGCCGCCAACGTCACCGTCTTCTCCGACGACGGCAAGTGCGTCGACGACGCCGTGATCATGCGCCGTGCCCTGGAGTACGTGAAGGCCTTCGGCGGCGTCGTCGCCCAGCACGCCCAGGAGCCCCGCCTCACCGAGGGCGCCCAGATGAACGAGGGCATCGTCTCCGCCGAACTCGGTCTCGGCGGCTGGCCGGCCGTCGCCGAGGAGTCGATCATCGCCCGCGACGTCCTGCTCGCCGAGCACGTCGGCTCCCGCGTCCACATCTGCCACCTCTCCACCGCCGGATCCGTCGAGATCGTCCGCTGGGCCAAGTCCCGCGGCATCGACGTCACCGCCGAGGTCACCCCGCACCACCTCCTCCTCACCGAGGAGCTCGTCCGCTCGTACAACGCCGTCTACAAGGTCAACCCGCCGCTGCGCACCGAGCGCGACGTCATGGCCCTGCGCGAGGCGCTCGCCGACGGCACGATCGACATCGTCGCCACCGACCACGCCCCGCACCCGCACGAGGACAAGGACTGCGAGTGGGCCGCCGCCGCCATGGGCATGGTCGGCCTGGAGACCGCGCTGTCCGTCGTCCAGCAGACGATGGTCGAGACCGGACTGCTCGACTGGGCGGGCGTCGCCGAGCGGATGTCCTTCGCCCCGGCGCGCATCGGCAGCCTGGCGGGCCACGGCCGTCCCGTCTCGGCAGGTGAACCCGCGAACCTGACCTTGGTCGATACCTCGTACCGTGGTGTCGTGGACCCCGCACACTTCGCCTCCCGCAGCCGCAACACGCCTTACGAGGGCCGTGAGCTGCCGGGGCGCGTCACTCATACCTTCCTGCGGGGCCGGGCAACGGTCGTGGACGGGAAACTGGCGTGA
- a CDS encoding PH-like domain-containing protein — protein MTPAVIQLAAEAAERQSAEVTSFGARMAWVIGLAVFVAFVYWLMRQGWKWRGALQNDLPELPAAPDGLPEHRLALTGRYHGSTTAGQWLDRIVAHGLGLRSRVELTLTDAGLDVVRPGAGDFFVPATQLRGARLDKGIAGKVLTEGGLLVVTWAHGDKLIDSGFRSDRAAEHAAWVEAINLMNSSITTEGAER, from the coding sequence GTGACACCTGCAGTAATCCAACTGGCCGCCGAGGCCGCCGAACGACAGTCGGCGGAGGTGACCAGCTTCGGTGCCCGCATGGCGTGGGTGATCGGCCTGGCCGTCTTCGTCGCGTTCGTCTACTGGCTGATGCGGCAGGGCTGGAAATGGCGCGGCGCCCTGCAGAACGATCTGCCGGAGCTGCCCGCCGCACCCGACGGTCTTCCCGAACACCGGCTGGCCCTGACCGGCCGGTACCACGGCTCCACCACCGCCGGACAGTGGCTCGACCGGATCGTCGCCCACGGCCTGGGCCTGCGCAGCCGCGTCGAGCTCACGCTCACCGACGCGGGCCTGGACGTCGTCCGACCGGGGGCAGGCGACTTCTTCGTACCGGCCACGCAGCTGCGCGGCGCCCGCCTCGACAAGGGAATCGCGGGCAAGGTACTCACCGAGGGCGGTCTGCTCGTCGTCACCTGGGCGCACGGCGACAAGCTGATCGACTCCGGATTCCGCTCCGACCGGGCGGCCGAACACGCCGCCTGGGTCGAAGCCATCAATCTCATGAACTCATCCATCACGACGGAAGGCGCCGAACGATGA
- the carA gene encoding glutamine-hydrolyzing carbamoyl-phosphate synthase small subunit, with amino-acid sequence MTTSTRGAAKAPAVLVLEDGRIFRGRAYGAVGETFGEAVFSTGMTGYQETLTDPSYHRQVVVMTAPHVGNTGVNDEDPESSRIWVAGYVVRDPARVPSNWRSRRSLDEELVKQGVVGISGIDTRALTRHLRERGAMRVGIFSGEAWTGVGDEALLAKVTAQPHMKGANLSAEVATQEAYVVPAIGEKRFTVAAVDLGIKGMTPHRMAERGIEVHVLPATATVEDVYAVEPDGVFFSNGPGDPATADGPVAVMQGVLERKTPLFGICFGNQILGRALGFGTYKLKYGHRGINQPVQDRSTGKVEITAHNHGFAVDAPLDKVSETAYGRAEVSHVCLNDNVVEGLQLLDQPAFSVQYHPEAAAGPHDAAYLFDRFVSLMEAERA; translated from the coding sequence ATGACGACCTCCACCAGGGGAGCAGCCAAAGCTCCCGCCGTACTCGTCCTGGAGGACGGTCGGATCTTCCGCGGCCGCGCCTACGGCGCTGTGGGGGAGACCTTCGGCGAGGCCGTGTTCTCCACCGGCATGACCGGCTACCAGGAGACCCTCACCGACCCGTCGTACCACCGGCAGGTCGTCGTGATGACCGCCCCGCACGTGGGCAACACCGGCGTCAACGACGAGGACCCCGAGTCCTCCCGCATCTGGGTGGCCGGCTACGTCGTCCGCGACCCCGCCCGCGTCCCCTCCAACTGGCGCTCCCGGCGCTCGCTGGACGAGGAGCTCGTCAAGCAGGGCGTCGTCGGGATCTCCGGCATCGACACCCGCGCCCTGACCCGCCACCTGCGCGAGCGCGGCGCCATGCGCGTCGGCATCTTCTCGGGCGAGGCCTGGACCGGCGTCGGCGACGAGGCCCTGCTGGCCAAGGTCACGGCGCAGCCGCACATGAAGGGCGCGAACCTCTCCGCCGAGGTCGCCACCCAGGAGGCCTACGTCGTCCCCGCGATCGGCGAGAAGCGCTTCACCGTCGCCGCCGTCGACCTCGGCATCAAGGGCATGACTCCGCACCGCATGGCCGAGCGCGGCATCGAGGTGCACGTACTGCCCGCCACCGCCACGGTCGAGGACGTGTACGCGGTCGAGCCCGACGGCGTGTTCTTCTCCAACGGCCCGGGCGACCCGGCCACCGCCGACGGCCCCGTCGCCGTCATGCAGGGCGTGCTGGAGCGCAAGACCCCGCTCTTCGGCATCTGCTTCGGCAACCAGATCCTGGGCCGCGCGCTCGGCTTCGGCACCTACAAGCTGAAGTACGGCCACCGCGGCATCAACCAGCCGGTCCAGGACCGCTCCACCGGCAAGGTCGAGATCACCGCGCACAACCACGGCTTCGCCGTCGACGCGCCCCTCGACAAGGTCTCCGAGACCGCCTACGGCCGCGCCGAGGTCTCCCACGTCTGCCTGAACGACAACGTCGTCGAAGGCCTCCAGCTGCTTGACCAGCCGGCCTTCAGCGTCCAGTACCACCCCGAGGCGGCCGCCGGCCCGCACGACGCCGCGTACCTCTTCGACCGTTTCGTATCCCTGATGGAGGCCGAGCGTGCCTAA